TTGAAGCGCGCCACTTGATTGGACCAGGGCAGAGAAACCCTAACACTTCCCGAAGAGGTAAGCGAACATTGTGGTCCTGGCCAGCGCTTTAGGGCAAAAGTTCAGAATTTCTCAACTTCAGCCCGCGAACCCACGTCGTCGAATCAGTCACCACCACATAAGCCGTCGAGATGGTGAGTGCCTACCCCCCCAGATTGATGCTTTCGAAGGCTTGTCGGAAAGAGGAGGGAACTCTGGATTGTCAGGATTGGATTGCTGTCGAAGCAAATTGCGCTCCTTGTTTTGGTCGAAAGTCtttgggagaagagagagcatcATGGACGGAGAAAACACCGTGGTTGTTATACCACGAGTGTGAAAATTGGGGATAAGAAACGGCTGTGACTGACTTTTTCTCGCCCTTCGAAATACAGGTTCGATACGCCGCCCACGAGATTCAGCCCGCGAAGTCGGCCCGCGCCCGCGGTGCCTACCTCCGAGTTTCTTTCAAGAACACCCGCGAGACCGCCCAGGCCATCAACGGCTGGAAGCTGCAGCGAGCTGTCCAGTTCCTCGAGAACGTCAAGGAGCACAAGGAGGCCGTCCCCATGCGACGATATGCCGGTGGCACTGGCCGCACTGCCCAAGGTACGACATTCGAActtttggagggggagatGGGGTTGGCAGACGTATCTCGAAAAGAGAGTTTTGCTTGGAGGTTTCTTTCTCATATAAGATGGTCATGCTGATGGATTTCCTCTTGAACAGGCAAGCAGTTCGGTGTCTCCCGCGCTCGATGGCCCGTCAAGTCCGCCGAGTTCCTGCTCGGTCTCCTGAAGAACGCTGAGGCCAACGCCGACGCCAAGGGCCTCGACACCGGTGCCCTCGTTGTCAAGCACATCCAGGTCAACCAGGCCCCCAAGCAGCGAAGACGGACATACCGTGCCCACGGTCGTGTACGTATAACCCCGACGACAAAAACAAAGTGAATCCGAAGGCACTCTAACACAGTTATTGCAGATCAACCCCTACATGTCCAACCCCTGCCACATCGAGCTCATCCTGACCGAGGGTGACGAGGTTGTCGC
Above is a genomic segment from Trichoderma breve strain T069 chromosome 6, whole genome shotgun sequence containing:
- a CDS encoding ribosomal protein l22p/L17e domain-containing protein, with amino-acid sequence MVRYAAHEIQPAKSARARGAYLRVSFKNTRETAQAINGWKLQRAVQFLENVKEHKEAVPMRRYAGGTGRTAQGKQFGVSRARWPVKSAEFLLGLLKNAEANADAKGLDTGALVVKHIQVNQAPKQRRRTYRAHGRINPYMSNPCHIELILTEGDEVVAKTEEVAGRDTLRLNARQRAARTRKAITAA